Genomic window (Calonectris borealis chromosome 18, bCalBor7.hap1.2, whole genome shotgun sequence):
TCGAGCCTCAACATTGCCTAACAATTCTCAGGGTCCGGCCTGATTCAGGCAACAGACTGGCAACGAGAGGTGAAGCGCAGATCCTTTGATCGCCAGCTAACTGGAAAGCATTTCGGTtgtagctctgttttcttttcttcacaccGTTGTCAGTACATAGCAGCGCTGCTGAGCTCCAGGGCAGGGGCTGTATGTTACATTCTGCTTACGCATGCTGTCGCGTCATGTCCTTCAGCAGTTTAAGACATTGTACTAATAACCACTTTGTTCTACCAAATTAATGCGCTTTGGGAATATAGAGACTGAAACAGTGTTTGCCATGACACTGGCAAACTGTGCTGCGTCTGTGCTGCCTTGCTCTTGCCGACCTTTTTGCACATCTACTGGAGATGGTGGATCATGGTGGATCATGGTGGATCACGGTGGGTCCTTGTGTTGTGTTCAGCTGAAACAACCTTTAGACAGTCACATCTGCTTGGCTCTAGTAAGCTGTCTGTAAGAAACAGCCACACATGTACGTAACAGGGCCCTAAGACAGAAGGCAAGAAAATAATAATCTGTCAGGGCTTTAGGAGTAGAGAAGAACAGAACTGGTTAGTTTGAGAATGAGAACTATTCATTCCTCTGTTTCAGCTAATTATTTGTCAATAACTGGGGAACTATGAGAAACAAGGGAGCTTCCCACTTTACTCCCACATACTCTGCACTTGAAACGCAGAAGGAGACGATAAATTCCCTGTGCTTTTTGCTCCTCTGCTCGCCAGCTCAAGCAAGGAACTGGAGATAGTCTCTCTTGGCAGGAACCTGCTTGGTACAGCAGTCCCAGGCCAGTGCCAAGGCCTTTCGCTGCGTTTGCCTCTGCTTCTGCTCTACTCTGGTCGTTTTCTGTCCCTAGGCTGGATCCTGATCGACCGCTGTGGAAAACATTTTGGGACGATACTGAACTACCTGCGCGACGGGGCTGTGCCGCTCCCTGAGAGCCGCAGGGAGATAGAAGAGCTGTTGGCTGAAGCAAAGTACTACCTGGTCCAGGGGCTGGTGGACGAGTGCCAAGCAGCCTTGCAGGTAGGTCGCAGAGCTGAGGAGGAGTCAGCTTACTCTGGCTGCAGTGAGGGGTCGAGAAGAGGAGGCTGCTCTGGGTGGAAGCAGCATCTGGGCAGAGCAAGATTTTCTGCTGGTCTCCACTTGGTGTCTTTTTGAGGCTGGGATGAAATTGAAATACTTCATGTCATTGATCTGCTGGAGATCTGATCTCCAGAAAAACGTACTGAGTCGCTCTCAACGTTTAGTGCCACCCAGTTACAGTGAGGGATAAACAGTTGCTCAGTTTCCCTCCGCTGACTCCTGGGAGCGTGCAAGGAGCAGCAGCCTGGCTCCTCTGCTGTGTTCTCTGCTGCCGTCAGGGTCTTGCATGCTGAAATGATCCGTCATCAGCACGAGCTCTGTGACAGGAGTTAATTCTTCCAGCGTGAACCAGAATGGGGTAGGTCCTTTGGCCAGAACAGAACAGCTTCTTGTAGCACGGTAGCCACAGGCTGCTGGGAGTCctgctttgttctttgttttcctctggagtGCTCACCCTAGGTTTGAAGCCACTGTTACTGGTGTCCTGTTTGGGTGAAGCCACATTCCATTTAAATAGGTGCATAACATTCAGTCCCTGTGTTTGCAGAGTGGTAGAGAGCAGAAATGAATATCTCAGGTGGTCCCAGAGGAATTCTACCTGGTAGCTGGAGTGCCAGCCTGGTTCAGAGCATGGACCAGAAACGGCCACAGATTGCACACTGAGCTCTTCAGCACAGAATCTGCAGGACCTTCCCAGTTAATATGAGTGTGCCCTAAGGCCTATTTACATTCAGCTGCTGTTTGATTCTTGTTTCAGCAGAACAAAGATGCATATGAACCGTTCTGCAAGGTACCAGTCATCACGTCttccaaagaagagcaaaaacTTATAGCCACTTCTAACAAGGTAAGGGAGGCGAGGCTGCGCTGTGGCCGGGGAGGGTGCTGACCTGCTGGCCCAGGCTTGCATGGGCCCTTGACCAAGTATTCTTTAGAAAATGGTCTTTAGTTTTCAACAGTGGGCTTACCCTAAAATACATGACTTCAACTGTTGAGCTGCAAAGCACTGAAAATCTACAGCAGACTAAACATTTCTTCCGAATTAAAAGTCAAATGTTGCTCAGGCTGGGCCTGGCCATGTGTTTCTCCACGTAAGGTATTAAAATAGAGGGCGTAGGCAGTAGCAGGCTGATCAAGCAGATCCTCAGGGCTATTAGATCTTCCATTTATTTGTCCACTCTGGTTATTAACGACACACACTTTCTTTAGCTAAAGTGAATCGATGACTCCTGTTTCTGGAAGCCTGCTGGCTGTGGCAGGCGGAGGGGAGGGTGCTGGTGATAACGATTAGCCTTGGCAAAAGGGCAGAGGGCGGGTGAGAATAGATTATGTTCTAGTCACAGAGGGGGTCAGAAGGGATCGCAGCCCCATTGCCAACCCGTGCATGACAGTTTTGCAGCAacaacagtaacaacaacaacaaaatcccacTGGGCTCGGGCCTGCTGGTGTCATAGCGTATTGCAGCTTCTCTGCTGTGGGGTCTTGGACTGAGTGGAGATTCCAGCTCTTACTGCACTTCCTGTGACTgatctgtggtttgttttttacagCCAGCAGTGAAGTTGCTATATAACAGAAGCAACAACAAATATTCCTACACCAGGTAAATGACTTCAGCTGGACTTCTTTGAAGTTTTTTATAGACTAATATCCGTGataagcatttgctttttcttcactcaGAACCAATGACAGATTGGTGCTGGCATGCACTCAATTTTTTCCCAATTAATTTCAAACTTTAGTCAGAAGGGAGCCTACTGTCATCAATGAAAGGCTAAGCGTGTGCCATTTCTGTGCCAGAGGAGTTGTTCTAATACTTAGGTGCAGCTGGCAGAGACTCCTGGCCAACTGCTGGCCTGCATTCCCCATGGGCTACCGCACTTTAGTTGCATACAGGAAGCCTTCCATGGTGCGGTGTTCGCAGTAAGTGGTAAAATCATCAAGTCTGGGACCCTTTCCTTATGTCTGTATATGTTTCATGACATAACGCTGTTTCCGTCCAGTTGGTGCTGAGCTTGAGCTTAGGAATGGTTTCATTTGGGTGATAGAATTTTGTACACAAATGAAATAGCCGTGGACAGTGTAATTCACAGTACTGTTGATGTCGTGTTACTGCTTCTTCAGCAGCAGGTTTTCCTGCTTGTACTAGTCAAATGAGTTATCCACTGCAGTCCTGGACACCAACTGTAAACACTACCTTGGTAGAGGCACAGTAAGTCAAAGGAAACTGGGCGTGTGGGCCCATAAATGCTCACTGCCCGCACCCCCCTTCTATTCTGTGCGCTGTCTTAATTACCCTAACGTGACTGCTGCCTGCCTTCATTTCTCACAGCAACTCTGACGACAACATGCTGAAGAACATTGAGCTATTCGATAAGCTGTCCTTGAGGTTTAACGGGAGAGTGCTCTTTATAAAAGATGTGATTGGAGATGAGATCTGCTGCTGGTCTTTTTACGGGCAGGGGCGGAAGATTGCCGAAGTCTGTTGCACTTCCATTGTTTATGCTACTGAGAAAAAACAGACAAAGGTACGAGTAAATCCCTGAATGCTTCCAGCAACAGGCCCAGCTGCTGTCAGACTGGCATCCTGACATCTGTTCCATTTTGAACACTCCTTCCATTGTTTAGCGTCTCTATAGAATAATCAATGCCATTCAAAACGGGAGCAGCACAGTGGAGCTCATCCTGTGGGTTCGTTAGGGTGGGGACTGCTTGGCTGTGGCACTTAACACGGCAACTGTGATATTCCGTAATGCAAGTTCAGTCCAGTTCTTTATCTTTAGGGAAACTTGTGCATTTAACCAAGTTTGCTTTACATCCCTGTGTAAAGCCAGGTCCTGGTGAGCAGTGGCATGCCTTCCCTGTGCCTTCTTACCTTTCCCAGGAGAAATCTGTCTGAGTCTGCCCTGCAGGCAGgccagttctgaaaaaaaaaccaaccccaacctGGTTGCTGGGTctcaaaagctgaaagcaaataacaaaacagaaatgactgTTCTAGAAGGGATTTCTATGGCTAGAGTCCACTTaagaaattttgaaaacagaagggtATCAGGAATTAAAAATGAGGTAACCTGGTGCCTGCAGTGACTGGCGATAGTTGAGAGTGACCTTATTTCTCTTGGGTGGGCAGGTGGAGTTCCCAGAAGCCCGCATTTACGAGGAGACACTGAACATTCTGCTGTACGAGTCCCAGGACGGGAGGGGACCTGACAACGCGCTCTTGGAAGCCACAGGAGGGGCAGCTGGCCGCTCCCATCACTTAGATGAAGATGAGGAGCGAGAGCGCATTGAACGCGTGCGAAGAATTCATATTAAACGTCCGGATGACAGGGCCCACCTGCATCAGTGAGCCGAGCGACAGCCGCAGACTGCGCAGCTCTGTCTGGAAGGTGCTGCCCTTCGTCTGATCGATTATCTGCAGCAGAGCACCAGGTGGTTTAACTTCTGCTCAGCAAAATCTGTAAATTACGTTTTGTAACAAACTAGATTATTTGGGGTATTTAAATGCAGTAGTTCTAGGACAAGAATAAATAAGGTTACTGGGCATACGATAGATACTGTAAGGACCTATTGAGCACCTGGAGAAATGCCCTGGATTTTTAGCACTCTTTGCTGTTTTGTGGCTAGAGAGGAAGAGGGCTGGCTTCCTTTGGCTTTAGTAATTAtcctgcactttaaaaaaaaaaaaaacaaacaacaaaacaaaaacaaacaaacaaaaggtcaGTCAGCCATGTACCTTCCCTCCAGGCACTCATTGACCCTGTCTCCTCCTAGGCGTTCAGGCGTGGGAGAAACGCAGTGATCCAGACACACCAGAGCTACTGCAGAGCTCCCTGTCTCCCAGGCCTGTAGGTGACAGGGTCGGTAGCTCAGGAGTGCCTCGGTGCGACTCCCAGGAGGACAAATGACACGTGCTGACTAGATTCCTGTAgtgctgggggcagagggagccccCTCGGAGCAGTGGGAGCCACTTGGGCTCGGCTTGCCGGGTGGCTGGCTGTGGCTCCCTGCAGCTCTCGGGACCTGCTCCCCGAAGGGTTCGGTGGAGCTTCTACAGCACTGAACTGTGGAGGCCCCCCTGCTTTATCTGTGCAGTTCAAGGGTGGAAGATGTTAAAATTCCTTCAAAAGAAGGATCAGGAGCAAATTGTACGTTATGCTTTTCCTTAGGGTGGTGTTGCTACCAGTTAGCGCGTAGAACTTCTGCCTGACCCCGGGTCTCAGCTGGGGCGTTTCTTTCCCCCAGATCGCAGGTCAGTAGGCTGCGCTTTCTTTACTACAGGTAAAGCAGTCGCCATCACAGGTTCAAACACTCCATGCCAGCCTAGCGTAGGTAGGGGGCCAGCAGCCGTAGTTCAGTTCTGTAACCAATACAGGAGCATTGTCTTGCAGCGCGAGTACCATGGGGAAGAGGAGTAGGCAGTGACCCAGAGGCAGTTATTCCTTGACTTTGTATTCCGAGTCTTTTCAGAAATGGCAGCTGTGTGTGAAAGGGCAGAGCTAAAATGTTGTGTAGAGAAGACCTACGTAGTCTAGTTTTCCAAGAGTACTTTTCTATTATAAATGAATATGTTATCTACCTCCTCGTCTCTTGTTGCCTATTGTGGAGTCAAGTAACAATTACAGTGGAAGATCATGTATTATTCAATAGGACTGGATGCTAAAGGATAATGAACAGAGCCACAGCTGTAATGGTTAATGTAACAAATCTTGAGAGGGAGAGAAACATGATGGAGGAAGTCTTAAACTCGCAATCAGGCTGGCACCTCGGCAGACACCAGAGTACTTTGGCCTATTCTAGAGTTTTTTGACCCTTTATCTGGAATATCTAGCACTGGTCTTAATGGCCAGACATCTcagagagagcagcagctccaTGTTCCTCTTCCTCAGTGAGGTGGTTATTTGTTTTTTCCCAACTTCCTGCTGCAAGGATTCCTACTCCTGGCTCAGGGCTGTTAATGGcatgttaacattttaaaaaccaaaggtGTTGTCAGCATCACCAGCTACATTACGCCAATGCTTCTATTTCAAATAGCAGTTACATCCCAAACTATGTATAGCTTGTCTGTAGAAGCTAAAATAAAGTATTAAGCATTTGCTCAGTGGTACAATTTTGGATCATCAAGTAAAGCTAAAAAGATTTCAAAGTTAGGTTGAGGTCATCTTTCTAGTAACCAAAGACTTTTCTGAGTTACAGACAGCTCGTGTCTGTAACTTGTTGTACCTGTATTTCTTATACTGTAGCTCTGCAGCTTCAGCTGTGTCCTGACAGTTACAGGCTTCTATTTTAACCTGTACTTACACATTTGCAACACACTTTGTGTTTGTAGAAGTCCATAGTGCAGATTGTTGTTGTGAAGGATGCAGTGCCTCTCCCTTCTTAACTTCCTTATGTGATAAGCTGGGGAGTGTGGACGGGAAGTCCTCTGAATTGCTGTTTCTCCAGCACTGCGTACTTTGACACTTACTGGCACGTTACTGGGCTGTTTATGGGTTTCTGAGCATCTGTAACAGACCTACCGCCCTTGAAGGGGTCTAGACCCTGTACTATGTTTCAGTCTAACTCCCACATCTCAGCAGTCCCACTGTGCTCCCGCCGGCCATCAGTGGTGAAAAGGAAACACCAGCTGATTACTGTAGAATACACCGATAGTCCTGCAGCAAACCCTGCTTGCTTCATTAGCGCTAGAGAGCTGGCTCCCTCCTGTGAGATAGGAGGGACAGGCCATCCTCATCCTCAGCTGTGCTGAACTACCTGCTTTCCCCATACAGCGCAGGGGAGACTCCAGCAACCCAGTGCTGGCTGCTCAAACAAAATCCAGTCGCATCCTGTGGTGCAAGAGCAGGTTCAGCTCCAGGAGGCGACGTGTTGACACCAGTGCTAAGCACCTGACAGATCACATCCATGTGATTAACTTCTCTGTAAATAGATTCTTAACTGGCTTCAGGATTTCCTCTTTCAGGTTTTGCAAACTAAGTTCTTAAAAAACAGGGgatgattatttttaatctttgtaCAGCGGTTTGTATAGCTATTGGTTTAGTAAGTCACTCCAGGAGAGTCTAAGTTTCAGTTTTGTTACTGCATTTATGGGCAGACTCTGCCTTAACGCACTCCTGACTTAACCCCCTGCGTGCTGTAGTTGTGTAGTAAAGATGTACTGCTGTTGTGTTAGCATGTCCTTTACCTACTGGCCGCTTGTCCTTGGTCTGTGGAGAGAGACTTAGTTAATGCCATTGCACAAATGCTGTCAG
Coding sequences:
- the KCTD10 gene encoding BTB/POZ domain-containing adapter for CUL3-mediated RhoA degradation protein 3 isoform X1: MAEVTPEGRKFPPPRHSRSLGQWGCAAPFMEEMSGESVVSSAVPAAATRTTSFKGTSPSSKYVKLNIGGALYYTTMQTLTKQDTMLKAMFSGRMEVLTDSEGWILIDRCGKHFGTILNYLRDGAVPLPESRREIEELLAEAKYYLVQGLVDECQAALQQNKDAYEPFCKVPVITSSKEEQKLIATSNKPAVKLLYNRSNNKYSYTSNSDDNMLKNIELFDKLSLRFNGRVLFIKDVIGDEICCWSFYGQGRKIAEVCCTSIVYATEKKQTKVEFPEARIYEETLNILLYESQDGRGPDNALLEATGGAAGRSHHLDEDEERERIERVRRIHIKRPDDRAHLHQ
- the KCTD10 gene encoding BTB/POZ domain-containing adapter for CUL3-mediated RhoA degradation protein 3 isoform X2 gives rise to the protein MAEVTPEGRKFPPPRHSRSLGQWGCAAPFMEEMSGESVVSSAVPAAATRTTSFKGTSPSSKYVKLNIGGALYYTTMQTLTKQDTMLKAMFSGRMEVLTDSEGWILIDRCGKHFGTILNYLRDGAVPLPESRREIEELLAEAKYYLVQGLVDECQAALQNKDAYEPFCKVPVITSSKEEQKLIATSNKPAVKLLYNRSNNKYSYTSNSDDNMLKNIELFDKLSLRFNGRVLFIKDVIGDEICCWSFYGQGRKIAEVCCTSIVYATEKKQTKVEFPEARIYEETLNILLYESQDGRGPDNALLEATGGAAGRSHHLDEDEERERIERVRRIHIKRPDDRAHLHQ